A single Providencia manganoxydans DNA region contains:
- a CDS encoding sulfite exporter TauE/SafE family protein, which produces MPFDFFSLEMMICFITLLCAYLVFGMAGFGSALIATPVLAMYLPLNMIVPILALIDLTAALLNLIKDGKNADYQEIKWIIPLMVVGSLIGAAILLKTRPDILVLLLGIFVIFYVLHSFFSKKGQSHFSKVLVIPFSLVGGVFSALFGSGGFIYAMYLSSRIADKQRFRITQMTLIGFSTLTRVIIFLVMGVYVNTDILLMALAFSPAMLLGIWAGRHITLKISREAFLKIINIIILISGITLLYRYFFIL; this is translated from the coding sequence ATGCCATTTGATTTCTTTTCTTTAGAAATGATGATTTGTTTTATCACGTTATTATGTGCTTATTTAGTTTTTGGGATGGCTGGCTTTGGTTCTGCATTGATTGCAACACCAGTATTAGCAATGTATTTGCCATTAAATATGATTGTCCCGATATTGGCGCTGATCGATTTAACAGCAGCGCTGCTTAATCTAATAAAAGATGGTAAAAATGCAGATTATCAGGAAATAAAATGGATTATTCCACTTATGGTGGTTGGTAGCTTGATTGGCGCCGCTATCTTGCTAAAAACACGTCCTGATATCTTGGTTTTACTGTTAGGTATTTTTGTTATCTTTTATGTACTGCATTCATTTTTCTCAAAAAAAGGTCAATCACATTTTTCGAAAGTGCTAGTGATCCCTTTTAGTTTAGTGGGTGGGGTGTTTAGTGCATTATTTGGTAGCGGTGGCTTTATTTATGCCATGTATCTATCCAGTCGTATTGCCGATAAGCAACGCTTTCGCATTACACAAATGACATTAATTGGTTTTAGTACTTTAACGCGAGTCATTATATTTTTGGTTATGGGAGTGTATGTTAATACTGATATTTTATTAATGGCCTTAGCTTTTTCTCCTGCAATGCTACTTGGTATTTGGGCAGGGCGGCATATAACGCTAAAAATATCGCGAGAAGCTTTTTTAAAAATTATTAATATTATTATTTTAATTTCAGGGATTACCTTGTTATATCGCTATTTCTTTATCCTATAA
- a CDS encoding MFS transporter translates to MSSDNQCLPHFRYSPSFAIFTITTSIAVIGIVIGLSIPMVALRLNNYGISELYIGIISAAPALGMFLIAPVVQRIVYWCGKRQAMLIATVVSAISLLPLLSSLPLWLLFPLRLITGLASGVLICLGETWINELSPENRRGRILAIYTTVFTVSQLLGPSFIAYYGVEDKSPLLICTLLHVISVALFLIMDQKIGDRISATARESNFSIIQFVKVAPGICAGILFFAFFDGTILSMFPIYGMGMGHTEAIAAMMISAILAGDAIMQMPFGWLADHMNREKLYRICGVATLFASCMLPLLITHTYLIWVLLFVLGATAGAIYTIALVQIGQYFSGNDLIIANAAAAMLWGVGNLSGPLLAGVATSISPSGLPLLLIVIAALFLWFTRRKYSAQVAQEA, encoded by the coding sequence ATGAGCTCTGATAATCAGTGTTTACCGCATTTTCGCTATAGCCCTTCTTTTGCTATTTTTACCATTACAACCAGTATTGCCGTCATTGGTATCGTGATTGGATTAAGCATTCCAATGGTGGCTTTACGCTTAAATAATTATGGCATTAGTGAGCTATATATTGGCATTATTTCTGCCGCCCCTGCACTAGGGATGTTTTTAATTGCACCTGTTGTCCAACGCATCGTGTATTGGTGTGGAAAACGACAAGCCATGCTGATTGCAACCGTAGTTTCTGCAATTAGCCTGTTACCTTTGTTGAGCTCATTGCCATTATGGTTATTGTTTCCTTTGCGTTTGATCACAGGGTTAGCAAGTGGAGTATTAATTTGCTTAGGTGAAACATGGATAAATGAGCTATCCCCTGAAAACCGGCGCGGTCGCATTCTTGCTATCTATACAACCGTTTTTACGGTTAGTCAGTTATTAGGCCCTTCTTTTATTGCTTATTATGGTGTTGAAGATAAGTCTCCATTATTAATTTGCACTTTGCTGCATGTGATCTCTGTTGCTCTGTTTTTAATCATGGATCAAAAAATAGGCGATCGTATTTCTGCAACCGCTAGAGAATCGAATTTTTCAATTATTCAGTTTGTTAAAGTTGCCCCAGGTATATGCGCCGGTATCTTATTTTTTGCTTTTTTTGATGGCACGATTTTATCTATGTTCCCGATTTATGGGATGGGAATGGGGCATACGGAAGCTATCGCAGCAATGATGATCAGCGCTATTTTAGCGGGTGATGCAATTATGCAAATGCCATTCGGCTGGTTAGCTGATCATATGAACCGTGAAAAGCTGTATCGTATTTGTGGCGTCGCCACATTATTTGCCAGTTGTATGCTACCACTGCTGATCACCCATACTTATTTAATTTGGGTATTGCTGTTTGTATTAGGGGCAACCGCAGGAGCAATTTATACCATTGCTTTGGTTCAAATAGGGCAATACTTTAGTGGTAATGACCTCATTATAGCTAATGCGGCAGCAGCCATGTTATGGGGTGTTGGTAACTTATCGGGGCCACTATTAGCAGGAGTGGCGACATCGATTTCCCCATCGGGTTTACCTTTATTACTTATCGTAATTGCCGCACTTTTTTTATGGTTTACCCGCCGTAAATATAGTGCACAGGTCGCTCAAGAAGCTTAA